From a region of the uncultured Desulfatiglans sp. genome:
- a CDS encoding Acetyltransferase (modular protein) has protein sequence MAPPDRVFRTAVRPEDREAVRRIVRSSGFFYQDEVEIAVELVDEALQRGDASGYHFVFAEIDGIVAGYACFGPIPGTGASFDLYWIALDDDFRGQGLGGAVLRVAEERMHAMGGARIYAETSSRPQYEPTRRFYERRGFCLEARLEAFYYPGDDKLIYVKRLLPRADETARQPASLPGPSAAPVC, from the coding sequence ATGGCGCCTCCTGATAGGGTGTTCCGAACGGCGGTAAGGCCTGAAGATCGTGAAGCGGTTCGCCGCATCGTGCGCTCGTCCGGCTTTTTTTATCAGGATGAGGTGGAAATCGCCGTCGAACTGGTCGATGAAGCCTTGCAGAGAGGGGATGCGAGCGGCTATCACTTTGTTTTTGCGGAGATCGACGGCATCGTCGCCGGCTATGCGTGCTTCGGACCTATACCGGGCACCGGTGCGAGTTTCGACCTGTATTGGATCGCCCTCGATGACGATTTCCGGGGGCAGGGGCTCGGAGGTGCGGTCCTCCGGGTCGCGGAGGAGCGCATGCACGCTATGGGTGGGGCACGAATCTATGCCGAGACCTCTTCCAGACCGCAGTACGAACCGACCCGCCGGTTTTATGAAAGGCGGGGATTTTGTCTGGAAGCCCGCCTGGAGGCCTTCTACTACCCAGGTGACGATAAGCTTATCTACGTCAAGCGTCTTTTGCCCAGGGCGGACGAAACCGCCCGTCAGCCCGCCTCTTTGCCGGGTCCGAGCGCTGCGCCGGTCTGCTGA
- a CDS encoding Deacetylase, histone deacetylase/acetoin utilization protein, whose protein sequence is MFQIRRIYDDIIPIDRKAVHEVQQILRDQFPLLPEREIEELPESLRDPLKHRFRSILFVAAGARSKVRGFALLHHAPDLAFCYLDFISVAKWRTGGGIGGALYERVREEARSLGSAALFFECLPDDPAVCRDETILKQNAARLRFYERYGARPVVNTLYETPIRPDDPCPPYLVCDLLGGKGPLGRRRGRLIVRAILERKYGDACPQGYIDRVVQSFKDDPVLLREPKYARTGETQPALPAPAMEKRIALVVNDRHALHHVHERGYVESPVRVGAIQRELERMGIFDLKPVRHFSEKRIRAVHDPGFIHYFKRVCTLVQPGESVYPYVFPIRNRARPPRELPVRAGYYCIDTFTPLNRDAYDAAKRAVDCGLTAAEEILKGRRLAYALVRPPGHHAERSVFGGFCYFNTAAIAAHFLSAYGRTAVLDVDYHHGNGTQEIFYDRPDVLTVSIHGHPTFAYPYFSGFREERGEGAGEGFNLNFPLEETVDGERYRSVLDKALAAIARFEPYFLIVALGLDTAIGDPTGTWLLGRKDFYRNGRMIGALRLPTIVIQEGGYRIRSLGANARSFFRGLWDGALGAENSSVEFSPGRPARKGRSEHGAS, encoded by the coding sequence TTGTTTCAAATCCGCCGCATCTACGATGACATCATCCCAATCGATCGCAAGGCCGTACACGAGGTCCAGCAGATCCTCCGGGATCAGTTCCCGCTCCTGCCGGAGCGTGAAATCGAGGAACTGCCCGAGTCCCTTCGGGATCCGCTCAAACACCGTTTTCGATCGATCCTATTCGTGGCCGCAGGCGCCCGCAGCAAGGTCAGAGGGTTCGCCCTGCTGCACCACGCGCCGGATCTCGCCTTCTGCTATCTCGATTTCATTTCCGTCGCGAAGTGGAGAACGGGGGGAGGGATAGGCGGCGCCCTCTATGAAAGAGTCCGTGAAGAGGCCCGTTCGCTCGGGTCGGCCGCGCTTTTCTTCGAGTGCCTGCCGGATGACCCCGCAGTCTGCCGCGACGAGACTATCCTCAAACAGAATGCGGCCCGCCTGCGTTTCTACGAGCGCTACGGCGCGCGTCCGGTGGTGAATACGCTTTATGAGACGCCGATTCGGCCGGATGATCCCTGCCCGCCCTACCTCGTCTGCGACCTTCTGGGCGGAAAGGGACCTTTGGGCCGAAGGCGCGGGCGTCTCATCGTACGGGCGATTCTCGAGCGAAAATACGGCGATGCCTGCCCGCAAGGGTATATCGATCGCGTGGTGCAGTCCTTCAAGGACGACCCCGTTCTTCTGCGCGAACCCAAATATGCCCGCACAGGCGAAACGCAGCCCGCGTTGCCGGCTCCGGCGATGGAAAAACGGATCGCCCTTGTGGTGAACGACCGGCACGCCCTTCATCATGTGCACGAGCGCGGCTATGTGGAGTCCCCGGTCAGGGTTGGAGCGATCCAGAGGGAACTGGAACGGATGGGCATCTTCGATCTGAAGCCGGTCCGGCACTTTTCCGAAAAGCGCATCAGGGCGGTCCATGATCCAGGTTTCATCCATTATTTCAAGCGGGTATGCACCCTGGTGCAGCCGGGCGAGTCGGTGTACCCCTATGTGTTTCCCATCCGCAACCGGGCGCGCCCGCCCAGGGAACTGCCTGTCAGGGCCGGGTATTATTGCATCGACACCTTCACGCCTCTGAACCGGGATGCCTATGACGCGGCCAAGCGGGCCGTGGATTGCGGTCTGACTGCGGCGGAGGAAATCCTCAAAGGCCGCCGGCTGGCATACGCCCTGGTGCGTCCGCCCGGCCACCATGCGGAAAGAAGCGTCTTCGGCGGGTTCTGCTACTTCAACACCGCCGCCATCGCGGCGCACTTCCTGAGCGCCTACGGACGGACAGCCGTTCTCGATGTGGATTACCATCACGGCAACGGCACTCAGGAGATCTTTTACGATCGTCCGGACGTTCTGACCGTCTCTATTCATGGGCATCCGACCTTCGCCTATCCCTACTTCAGCGGCTTCAGGGAGGAAAGGGGCGAAGGGGCGGGGGAGGGCTTCAACCTGAACTTCCCCCTGGAGGAGACCGTGGACGGGGAGCGTTATCGGTCGGTGCTGGACAAGGCCCTGGCGGCCATCGCCAGGTTCGAGCCCTACTTCCTGATCGTGGCGCTCGGGCTCGACACCGCTATAGGGGATCCCACCGGGACATGGCTGCTCGGGCGCAAGGACTTTTACCGGAACGGCAGGATGATCGGCGCCTTGAGGCTGCCTACCATCGTCATACAGGAGGGGGGCTACCGGATTCGTTCCCTGGGGGCGAATGCCCGCAGCTTTTTTCGCGGTCTTTGGGATGGGGCGCTTGGGGCGGAAAACTCGTCGGTGGAGTTCTCGCCAGGCCGCCCTGCAAGGAAAGGCAGGTCTGAGCATGGCGCCTCCTGA
- a CDS encoding GCN5-related N-acetyltransferase (fragment), with amino-acid sequence MAGPFEVNPATSDAARRVVILIDRLPPGCTPDQQDALRQAETASDALSSLGYQPELVEATLNLERLREDLCLAAPAFVFNLVESLEGRGCFIHLVPGLLDRLEIPYTGAGADAVYLTSHKVVAKRIMEAAGIPTPAYFTREGLLRLEDLEEEAFIVKSVWEHASVGLGDDAVVHPRGPRHLLDIMEQRRIALGGMSFAERYIEGREFNLALLGGDDRPMVLPPAEIRFEEYPPGKARVVDYRAKWDESSFEYAHTQRCFTFDDADARVLEGLEAVARACWEAFGLKGYARVDFRVDRDGCPWVLEVNANPCLSPDAGFAAAAARAGLDRVDVVRRIVADMGAPGRPFR; translated from the coding sequence ATGGCGGGGCCTTTTGAGGTGAACCCGGCAACGTCTGATGCCGCTCGGCGGGTCGTCATCCTGATCGACCGGCTGCCGCCCGGCTGCACCCCGGATCAGCAGGATGCTCTTCGGCAGGCGGAAACGGCCTCCGATGCCCTCTCATCCCTCGGTTACCAGCCGGAACTCGTCGAAGCGACGCTGAATCTCGAAAGGCTGAGGGAGGATCTATGCCTGGCCGCCCCGGCCTTCGTCTTCAACCTGGTTGAATCGCTCGAGGGCCGAGGGTGTTTCATCCATTTGGTTCCGGGGCTCCTGGACAGGCTGGAGATTCCCTATACGGGCGCCGGTGCGGATGCCGTGTACCTGACCTCGCACAAGGTCGTGGCCAAACGGATCATGGAGGCAGCGGGGATTCCGACCCCCGCCTATTTCACCCGTGAGGGCCTCCTGCGGCTCGAAGATCTGGAGGAGGAGGCCTTCATCGTCAAGTCGGTCTGGGAGCATGCGTCGGTCGGACTCGGGGACGATGCCGTGGTGCATCCTCGCGGACCGCGGCATTTGCTCGACATCATGGAGCAACGCCGAATCGCTCTAGGCGGCATGAGCTTCGCCGAACGGTACATCGAGGGGCGGGAGTTCAACCTCGCGCTTTTGGGAGGCGATGACCGGCCCATGGTGCTTCCGCCTGCCGAGATCCGGTTCGAGGAGTATCCTCCGGGCAAGGCGAGGGTGGTGGATTATCGTGCGAAGTGGGATGAATCCTCCTTCGAATATGCCCATACGCAGCGCTGCTTTACGTTTGACGATGCGGACGCCCGGGTGCTGGAAGGCCTGGAGGCCGTTGCGCGCGCGTGTTGGGAGGCCTTCGGTCTCAAGGGGTATGCCAGGGTGGATTTCAGGGTCGACCGGGATGGGTGCCCTTGGGTTCTGGAGGTCAACGCGAACCCGTGTCTCTCGCCCGACGCCGGTTTCGCGGCGGCAGCCGCCCGGGCCGGTCTCGATAGGGTGGATGTCGTGCGCAGGATCGTGGCGGACATGGGTGCGCCCGGGCGTCCTTTCCGATAG
- a CDS encoding conserved hypothetical protein (Evidence 4 : Unknown function but conserved in other organisms): protein MLIGMTYDLRDRYLALGLDEQETAEFDSEETVAAIESGLRRLGHETERIGNLDDLVRALASGRHWDMVFNIAEGLYGFGREAQVPALLDGYGIPYTFSDPLVLSLTLHKGMTKRVLRDLGVPTPDFAMVGAEADLKSIALEYPLFAKPVAEGTGKGISALSRIENAAELRYVCLNLIAAFDQPVLVERFLPGREFTVGILGTGEAARVLGVMEVILGGEAEADAYSYENKQKWEERVSYRLAADPTALQAGETALRAWRGLGCRDAGRIDLRADARGRPHFIEVNPLAGLHPGHSDLPILCRLAGVTYGDLLRGIMDSVAERIPESASAARCTDVPEGRTAHGGAF, encoded by the coding sequence ATGCTGATCGGGATGACCTACGATCTGCGCGATCGTTATTTAGCCCTAGGTCTGGACGAGCAGGAGACGGCGGAGTTCGATTCGGAGGAGACCGTCGCGGCCATCGAGTCCGGGCTTCGGAGGCTCGGCCATGAAACCGAGCGCATCGGCAATCTGGATGATCTCGTCAGGGCACTCGCCAGCGGGCGGCACTGGGACATGGTTTTCAACATCGCCGAAGGGCTGTATGGCTTCGGCCGCGAGGCACAGGTGCCGGCCCTGCTCGATGGTTACGGGATCCCCTACACCTTCTCCGATCCGCTGGTCCTCTCTCTGACCCTGCACAAGGGGATGACCAAACGGGTGCTTCGGGACCTCGGGGTCCCGACCCCGGATTTTGCTATGGTCGGCGCGGAGGCGGATCTGAAGTCTATCGCGCTGGAATACCCCCTTTTCGCCAAACCCGTCGCAGAGGGGACAGGCAAGGGGATCAGCGCCCTTTCCCGCATCGAGAACGCGGCTGAGCTGCGCTACGTCTGTCTGAACCTGATCGCGGCCTTCGATCAGCCTGTGCTGGTCGAGCGTTTCCTGCCGGGCAGGGAGTTCACCGTCGGGATACTCGGAACAGGGGAGGCGGCGCGCGTGCTCGGCGTAATGGAGGTGATCCTCGGGGGCGAGGCCGAAGCGGACGCTTACTCCTACGAGAACAAGCAGAAGTGGGAGGAGCGGGTCAGCTACCGTCTGGCGGCGGATCCCACGGCCTTGCAGGCGGGTGAAACAGCCCTCAGGGCCTGGCGCGGATTGGGATGCCGGGATGCGGGGCGCATCGATCTGCGGGCCGATGCGCGTGGCAGGCCGCACTTCATCGAGGTAAACCCTCTAGCGGGATTGCACCCCGGGCATTCAGATCTGCCGATCCTCTGCCGGTTGGCCGGCGTGACCTATGGAGATCTTCTGAGGGGAATCATGGACTCTGTTGCGGAAAGGATTCCGGAGTCTGCTTCGGCAGCACGCTGCACGGACGTACCGGAAGGCCGGACGGCCCATGGCGGGGCCTTTTGA
- the kamA gene encoding L-lysine 2,3-aminomutase — protein MKSEIVLPEEFEPPSSGPALPRLETAGHTLAPAVLLRRVPDASSKRVFHVPRFPENPRTRVFRQRFFPDTAPQEWNDWRWQIQHRYRRIEDLEPVIDLIKEERSTQLRGAQLPLAITPYYASLLDAHDPGQGIRRSVVPLRAECVRSPGEAEDPLGEESDSPVRGLVHRYPDRVLFLVTDFCSTYCRYCTRSRMVGHRDGSGLPQSQWEEAIRYIEKTKTIRDVLVSGGDPLTLPDEKLAWLLKRLRRIRHVEFLRIGTKVPAVLPQRITPELVRMLKRFHPLWMSIHFTHPAELTPETACACERLANAGIPLGSQTVLLKGINDRVETMKALFQGLLRLRVRPYYLYQCDPILGSSHFRTPIEKGLEIIAGLRGHTSGYAVPTYVIDAPGGGGKIPLLPETVVGWEDGDLVLRNYQSRLFRYPGGPGDPPAEHSTL, from the coding sequence ATGAAAAGCGAGATCGTGTTGCCGGAGGAATTCGAGCCTCCCAGTTCCGGGCCGGCCCTGCCCAGGCTGGAAACCGCTGGGCATACCCTTGCGCCGGCTGTTCTTTTGAGGCGTGTACCGGACGCTTCGTCGAAAAGAGTGTTTCATGTCCCCAGATTTCCTGAGAACCCCCGCACCAGAGTCTTTCGTCAGCGGTTTTTCCCGGATACCGCCCCGCAAGAGTGGAACGATTGGCGGTGGCAGATTCAGCACCGGTATCGCCGCATCGAGGACCTGGAACCCGTCATCGACCTGATCAAGGAAGAGCGATCGACCCAGCTCCGGGGTGCCCAGCTGCCGCTCGCCATTACACCCTACTACGCAAGTCTTTTGGATGCGCACGACCCCGGGCAGGGGATCAGACGTTCCGTGGTGCCTCTGAGAGCGGAATGCGTCCGCTCTCCCGGCGAGGCCGAAGACCCGTTGGGGGAGGAATCCGACAGCCCGGTGAGAGGGCTGGTGCACCGATACCCGGACCGGGTGCTTTTCCTGGTGACCGATTTTTGCTCTACCTACTGCCGTTATTGCACACGATCGCGCATGGTCGGTCATCGCGACGGCTCCGGACTTCCGCAGTCTCAGTGGGAAGAAGCCATCCGCTACATCGAAAAGACGAAGACGATCCGCGACGTGCTGGTCTCCGGCGGTGATCCCCTGACCCTTCCGGATGAGAAACTGGCCTGGCTCCTCAAGCGGCTGCGACGCATCCGCCATGTGGAATTCCTCCGGATCGGCACCAAGGTGCCGGCCGTCCTCCCGCAACGGATCACCCCAGAATTGGTCCGAATGCTCAAGCGCTTTCACCCCCTGTGGATGAGCATCCATTTTACGCACCCGGCGGAGTTGACCCCTGAAACGGCCTGCGCCTGCGAGCGGCTCGCCAACGCGGGGATTCCCCTCGGCAGCCAGACGGTGCTCTTGAAGGGGATCAACGACCGGGTCGAGACGATGAAAGCCCTTTTCCAGGGGCTTTTACGGTTGCGGGTGCGCCCTTACTACCTGTATCAGTGCGACCCGATCCTTGGTTCGTCCCACTTCAGGACGCCGATCGAAAAGGGTCTCGAGATCATTGCAGGACTGCGGGGCCACACCTCGGGATATGCCGTCCCCACCTATGTCATCGACGCCCCCGGCGGGGGGGGGAAGATTCCCCTGCTGCCCGAAACGGTGGTCGGCTGGGAGGATGGGGACCTGGTGCTCAGAAATTACCAGTCGCGTCTATTCCGTTATCCCGGCGGGCCGGGCGACCCTCCTGCCGAACATTCGACGCTGTAA
- a CDS encoding hypothetical protein (Evidence 5 : Unknown function) → MITMRGKGLIIPVEWDERGNVLRIAISTQGEGEYHIDPDEKGEALKAMIRKEVDLTGEVRMIGRKKVVKVKTFHLVKDWDVHCKNNHLDIGGIKTE, encoded by the coding sequence ATGATAACAATGCGAGGAAAAGGTCTGATCATTCCCGTTGAATGGGATGAGAGAGGCAACGTGCTGAGGATCGCCATTTCAACTCAAGGTGAAGGGGAATACCATATCGATCCCGACGAAAAGGGTGAGGCGTTGAAGGCGATGATCCGCAAGGAGGTGGATTTGACGGGGGAAGTTCGGATGATCGGCAGGAAGAAGGTTGTAAAGGTGAAGACGTTTCATTTGGTGAAAGACTGGGATGTGCATTGTAAGAACAACCATCTGGATATAGGAGGAATAAAAACGGAATGA
- a CDS encoding hypothetical protein (Evidence 5 : Unknown function), giving the protein MIFLILAKNPHFRIGNRVLLEMVFLANLGVNLHVCLCGDLQVASAQTLDFLDIGPHRAPRVPAPCGNGYRARIWPVAGSDPKRGLHDLLQKPAAPVAIHRQETSRTCSVIVIIFP; this is encoded by the coding sequence TTGATTTTCTTGATATTGGCCAAAAATCCTCATTTCCGGATTGGAAACCGGGTCTTGCTGGAAATGGTCTTTTTGGCCAATCTCGGCGTCAATCTGCACGTTTGCTTGTGCGGCGACCTTCAGGTCGCCTCCGCGCAAACGCTTGATTTCCTTGATATAGGTCCACACCGGGCCCCGCGGGTTCCCGCTCCCTGCGGCAACGGGTATCGAGCCCGAATTTGGCCCGTGGCAGGGAGCGACCCGAAACGAGGTCTTCACGATCTCCTTCAAAAACCCGCCGCACCGGTGGCGATTCATCGGCAGGAAACAAGCCGAACATGCTCTGTCATAGTGATCATTTTTCCGTAA
- a CDS encoding hypothetical protein (Evidence 5 : Unknown function), which yields MISLILAKNPHFRIGNRVLLEMVFLANLGVNLHVCLCGDPQVASAQTLDFLDIGQKSSFPDWKPGLAGNGLFGQSRRQSARLLVRRPSGRLRANA from the coding sequence TTGATTTCCTTGATATTGGCCAAAAATCCTCATTTCCGGATTGGAAACCGGGTTTTGCTGGAAATGGTCTTTTTGGCCAATCTCGGCGTCAATCTGCACGTTTGCTTGTGTGGCGACCCGCAGGTCGCCTCCGCGCAAACGCTTGATTTTCTTGATATTGGCCAAAAATCCTCATTTCCGGATTGGAAACCGGGTCTTGCTGGAAATGGTCTTTTTGGCCAATCTCGGCGTCAATCTGCACGTTTGCTTGTGCGGCGACCTTCAGGTCGCCTCCGCGCAAACGCTTGA
- a CDS encoding exported hypothetical protein (Evidence 5 : Unknown function), whose product MVFLANLGVNLHVCLCGDPQVASAQTLDFLDIGQKSSFPDWKPGFAGNGLFGQSRRQSARLLVWRPAGRLRANA is encoded by the coding sequence ATGGTCTTTTTGGCCAATCTCGGCGTCAATCTGCACGTTTGCTTGTGCGGCGACCCGCAGGTCGCCTCCGCGCAAACGCTTGATTTCCTTGATATTGGCCAAAAATCCTCATTTCCGGATTGGAAACCGGGTTTTGCTGGAAATGGTCTTTTTGGCCAATCTCGGCGTCAATCTGCACGTTTGCTTGTGTGGCGACCCGCAGGTCGCCTCCGCGCAAACGCTTGA
- a CDS encoding putative two component, sigma54 specific, transcriptional regulator (Evidence 3 : Putative function from multiple computational evidences): MSDIQSYLVLSQDTALRRQMRSCLPRDGRLDFAHGKAAALELFRKRRHTHLFIDLRVLEEQDQTVDYTQALSSFRGIDPQSVVIVLSAALRNNEDLKAIGAGANYFMTLPITPEKINQVAARSSTANHAATAEVKRNIVEHAAFSPIIDTRNPVMKGVFEKIHSVALTKSTVLLVGETGTGKGVLARLIHEMSNRREAPFISVHCGAIPDSLLESELFGHEKGAFTGALRKKHGKFELARGGTVFLDEIGTITPAAQVKLLQILQDGTFERVGGEEVLEANVRIVAATNANLEKMCEEGQFRKDLYYRLNVFPVHIPPLRERLEDIPLFVASFLRKLNGLYAKNILSVHPLVIEKFKCHTWPGNIRELENLVERAYILETETELRPESFPMEMIETQAQAPGHTADTSMTLSQFRRKGLEDIEKFYIRQLLTRHRGRIKDSADSAGITTRQLHKLMTKYDIHKEEFKALHIT; the protein is encoded by the coding sequence ATGAGTGACATCCAGTCTTATCTCGTCCTGTCCCAAGACACGGCGCTCAGACGGCAGATGCGCTCCTGCCTGCCCAGGGACGGCAGGCTAGATTTCGCGCATGGAAAGGCTGCAGCGTTGGAATTATTCCGAAAACGGCGGCACACGCACCTGTTTATCGATCTCAGGGTCCTGGAGGAGCAGGACCAAACGGTGGACTACACTCAGGCTCTTTCCTCGTTCCGCGGAATCGACCCCCAGTCTGTGGTCATCGTGCTGTCGGCCGCCCTGCGTAACAATGAAGATCTGAAGGCCATCGGCGCCGGTGCAAACTATTTTATGACACTCCCGATCACCCCTGAAAAGATCAACCAGGTGGCTGCCAGGTCCAGCACCGCCAACCATGCCGCGACGGCGGAGGTCAAACGGAACATCGTCGAGCATGCCGCCTTCTCCCCGATCATCGACACCCGAAACCCCGTCATGAAAGGGGTCTTCGAGAAGATTCACTCCGTCGCCCTTACCAAAAGCACGGTCCTGCTGGTGGGCGAAACCGGAACCGGCAAAGGCGTCCTTGCAAGGCTCATCCATGAGATGAGCAATCGGAGGGAAGCCCCATTTATCAGCGTTCATTGCGGCGCCATACCGGATTCCCTGCTCGAGAGCGAGTTGTTCGGACACGAAAAAGGGGCCTTCACAGGCGCTCTGCGCAAGAAGCACGGCAAGTTCGAACTGGCGCGGGGAGGGACCGTTTTCCTCGACGAAATCGGGACAATCACACCCGCGGCTCAGGTTAAACTCCTCCAGATCCTGCAGGATGGGACCTTCGAACGCGTCGGGGGCGAGGAGGTGCTAGAGGCCAACGTGAGGATCGTCGCCGCAACCAATGCGAACCTCGAAAAAATGTGCGAAGAAGGACAGTTTCGGAAGGATCTGTACTACCGCCTGAATGTATTCCCCGTCCATATACCTCCACTGCGCGAACGCCTCGAGGACATCCCTCTCTTCGTCGCCAGTTTCCTGCGCAAACTGAACGGACTTTACGCCAAGAACATCCTCAGCGTTCACCCTCTGGTCATCGAAAAATTCAAATGCCACACCTGGCCCGGAAATATCCGCGAGTTGGAGAACCTGGTCGAGAGGGCCTATATCCTCGAAACGGAAACCGAACTGCGCCCCGAAAGTTTCCCGATGGAGATGATCGAGACGCAGGCGCAGGCCCCCGGCCACACTGCGGACACGTCCATGACATTGTCTCAATTCAGGCGAAAGGGCTTGGAGGATATCGAAAAGTTCTACATCAGGCAGCTGCTGACCCGCCACAGAGGACGCATCAAAGATTCAGCGGATTCGGCTGGCATTACAACACGACAACTGCACAAACTGATGACGAAATACGATATCCACAAGGAAGAATTCAAAGCGCTTCATATAACCTGA